Genomic segment of uncultured Desulfobacter sp.:
GAAAATCAATCAAAAAAATGGGCCTATGGATTATCCTAATCTGCCCCATTTGTCGCGAAAAGATCGTAATTAAATTGCGTTGACATGAACAAACTTAGTACGATATCTTAAAGTCAATCACAGCGTTATCATCGCTTATTAATCAAAATTTAATTTTACAAAACAACGAAAATTGGATCACCCCTATAGTCCTAAGATTACTCTCCATTAGGGGCTTCCTTTTTTGAGGGAAAAATTATGGTCTCAGAGAAATCCGGGCGGCGGACAAGTATTTTGTTTAAGACTTCGTCTGTCTGCGGCATCATTATTCTTATCCTTTTAGCATTCAATAGTTTCCTTGCGATCCGGCTTGAATCCAGCCTGACCGATAATATGATACAGGTGTTTTCCTCTAACCAGAAAACAGCCTTGGAAAAGGCCACCGAGCGGATGAAAAAATCACTTGAGACAGATATGAAGGTCAACCTTGAAATCTGTACGAGCGTGACCCGGGGATTTTTGTACAACTTCGATCAGGAGGAGCTATTCAAGCTTTTATCCAGTTATTTAAAGCTGGACGGCATTGTCGCCATCAAGGTCCTGGACGCCGACAATAAGCCCTTTGGAGCGGCCTGGAAAGCCCCTGCCATCACAATGGGAGAGGCGCTTCCGGACACGGCCAAGGTGGACGAAAAATTGTCCATTGTGCAGGATGCCCTCCAGGACGGCAATAAGGTGGGCAGCGTCCGGCTCTATTACACAGATGCCCTGGTAAAGGAAAATATCAAAGACCGTGAGACCAATACCCAGGGACAAATTCAGGCCTTCAAAACCATGGCCCAAAAAAATATCGGCACAGGCATCAAACGACAAATCGCTATTGCCGCCGTGATTATCGTGGCTCTGATCGTCACGTTGGTGATCTGCCTGAGAATCTTCGTGATCCGGCCCATTAACGGCACCATTGCCATGATACGGGACATTGCCCAGGGAGAGGGGGATCTGACCCGGCGCCTAAAGAGCAGGAGCCAGGATGAAATCGGGGAATTAGCCACCTGGTTTAACCGGTTTATTGAAAACCTCCAGAATCTAATCAGGGATGTGTCGGACAATGCCACTACAATAAACCAGGCATCCACGGAATTTTCTTCCTTATCGGAGCGTATGAACAGTCAGGTCGAAGGACTGTCTGACCGATCCGTCACCATAGCCCGGGCCGCAGACGATATGAGTTCAAACATGACCTCTGTGGCGACGGCCATGGAAGAGGCCTCATCCAATATCACCACGATGGCCACGGCCTCGGAAGAGATGTCGTCTACCATCAACGAAATTGACCGCAATGCAGAAAAAGCAAAAAACATTACGAACAACGCTGTTTCCCAAACCCAGCAGGCTGCCGATGAAGTCAACGAACTGGGTGAGGCTGCGGAAACCATCGGCAAGGTGGTCGAGACCATCAACGATATTTCCAAGCAGGTTAATCTTCTGGCCCTGAACGCAACCATAGAGGCGGCAAGGGCCGGTGAAGCCGGAAAGGGTTTCGCCGTGGTCGCCAACGAGATCAAGGGACTGGCCGGCCAGACCTCCGAAGCTTCGGATGCCATCAAAGAACAGATTTTGGGCATTCAGGAGTCCAGCGGCAAGACCGTGGAAGCCATTGCCGGCATCTCAGGCATAGTATCGGAGATCGATACCATTGTGGCCACCATTGCCACGGCGGTGGAAGAACAAACCGCAGCCACCCGGGAAATTTCGGAAAATATTGCCCGGACGTCCGCGGGCATCATGGAGGTCAACGAGAATATTTCCCAAGGCTCTTCAGCCTCCCAGGAGATGGCCGGAAATATCGGGGAGATCAAGGAAAGCGCCGGCAGCCTGTCCTCTTCCAGCCACAACGTCAAAACCAATGCAGACAACCTCTCTGAGCTTGGTGATCACCTGGCCGGCTTGATGGGGAAGTTCAAAGTTTAAGAAAACACCCTTTGCAGCAGTCTTTTTTAGCCGGTACCAGGCAAATCCTTTGCTGGTGCCGGATTCAAAATATATTAAACAACAGGAGATTCAACATGAAAAAACAAGTGATTTTTGGTTTCATCCTTTTATGTCTGACCGTGTTTCCCGCCCATGCCCAGGACCTTGTGATCGCGGTAGATAATGCCAATCCGCCTTTTATGTATAATGACGGCGGGAATGCTGCCGGCCTGTACCCTGAAATGCTGACAGCCATTTTCTCCAAGATGAATGTGCCGGTCACGGTGTCGGCCTATCCCTGGAAGCGGGTCCTGAAAATGGGAAAGGATGGTGATGCCGGCATAGGGGGGATTTACAAAAATCCGGATCGTCTTAAAATATTTGACTATTCCGACCCGATATTTTCAGAGAGACTGGTTCTGTTTATCAACAAGGACAAGGCGTTTGAGTATTCCGGAGTAAAAGGTTTGTCCGGAAAAAAGGTGGGAATTCTGCTTGGGTGGAGCTATGGGACAGATTTTGACGAAGCCAAGGCCCAAAAGGCATTTACCGCCGAAGAAGGGAAGTCTGACGAGGCCAACTTCAAAAAGCTGACCCAGGGCTGGCTGGACGGTGTGGTGGCCATTGAATTAGCCGGGCAAAAACTGATCGCCCAAAAAGGCCTCCAGGACAAAATAGTCATGGCCGAGACCCCGGTGGCCATCAACGACACCTACCTGGTATTCGCCAAAAGCCTGGATAAAACATCACTTCTGACGCAATTCAACACGATGTTGGCCGGGATGAAAGCCGACGGTTCCTACGACGGCATTATCAAAGGAGTAATCTCAAATTAATCCCACTAACGACCATGGGCCGACCGGGTCTATCAACAGCCAGGCCCGGCCCACAATAAAAGATGAACGTAATTTTTGTAGGGCAATCCCTCTGTGGTTGCCCTCGTTAGGGCAGGCACGGGGGCCTGCCCTACAGCGGTCGATGAAAGCCGTTTAAACACCCGCTACTTAAAACTGCGTTCAAACAGTTCCTTCATGGCAGCGGCGGCATCCTCGGTGAGATTGCGGGTACCGGTACCGGCAAACGTCTTATGGTGAATCACGGGGGTGGCCATCTTCCAGTCATTATCCACCCATGAAAACCAGGCTTTCCGGTCCTGCTCATAGACAAATATCGGCCGGTTGAACAATTTTCCCAACTCCACACCCCAGCCGGTGCCGCCTTTAACAGTCTTGTCCGGCAGTATCCACCCCACGGTGAAAATCTGATACCCGTTATTGACCATATGAAAAATGGACTGAATAACCTTTCTGATTCTATTGCCTTTGGAAAAGGATCTGCCCAGGCGGGTGGAGACGATATCCATGGAGATATTTCCCTTTTCAAGCTCTTCCTGGTTCAGCAGCCTCACGCCGGTATCCCTGTCAAGCACATTTCCTTCAAAGGAAAAATTGACTTCCTTGACGCCGTATTTTTCTGCAAGTTTTCCAAATTCGGCTTCAGCGCCCCTGTGCCCGCCGCTATAGAGTGTAAATTGAGACGGATCATTATTCATGGTTGTTACTCCTCACATTAAAAGTTCACCAAATCAAAAAAACCAGATTAGATTTTCAATTGAATTTACGTTTCGACAGATAAAAAATTGATCATATAAAAATCGACTAAGATAAGCAAGCTGGAACCTGTGTCAAGACAGAGATTAAAAAAACATTAATTTGATAACCGTCCCGAAAACCTAGGTTACAAACCCGGGCTGCCATGGTAGACTAAGGTGCTTTAATTTTGAGGCGTCGTAAAAAATCTCCGTATCGGGGAAAAATCTTTCCACCATTTTAAAGAAAATAAAGAGGTCGTTTCTGTGAAATCAAAAGCCCTTGAAGTCAACCTTTCCGATACCCGGGCAGATGTCACCATTGATGATCGGTATCTTCTGCTGCTTGACTTTTTCAAAGGATATGTCGGTATTGTCAACCGCCTGGAAACATTTTTAAAGGAGTTATCCCATCCCTACCGGAACTGGGCCTTTATTGTCAATGAATCCAGGCATTTTTCCCTTCACTATTTTCATTTATATACCAGTGAGCCCGACGGCCGGAAGGTCCTTGAGCTGCTCTGTGATATTCTAAACTCGGCATTTGAATCCGCATCTGATTCCGAAATCAAATCCAATGCGGCGGACAACCTCATGCAGATCCTGCACTATATAGCCAAATCAGGCCCCCAGGGCCTGAAGGCTTACACAGGGACACTGATCCATGAAGTCGAACGTATTTTAGCTCTGGGGGAAGAAGATTTCTTCTTTTTTGTCTGCTCCTATTACCAGCCCGACGCCTTGGTCAATCTGATGACCCAAAAGGATACCCTCCCGGACGATGCCGGTTTACGATCTGCCTTAAATAAATTTTTAACGCGCTTTTTTGAAGTCTCGCTTGCATTCTGGCTCCGCCAGGGCGACCCTGTGGCCTGGATGAAAAGCAATATAGATGAATGGCGGGGCGGACCGGATATGCTCACGCTTTTAGCACCGGTATCCCGGGAACGGATTCAGGAACAGCAACAGACCCTGGCCCGGATAAAAACCATGCCTTGCGACAGCATGGAAGCCCTATCCGCCCTGGTGAAACTGACCGGCCACAGGGACCACATCAAACGGTTCAGGGAAATTCCCCGGCAGATTTTTTCTTTTGCACCGGAGAAAGTGTATGGGAAATATGTTAAGCTGACCTTTCTATTTTATATTATTCATGCGCCGGGTCTTTCCATCATACACAGGGAAGCCCTGGGCGATATCCACCGCACCCTGATCACCCTGATCGGAGAACGCGGAGACTACAAAAAGGACATGGTCATTGTTGACCAGACCTTTGCCCTGCTCAAAGAGCACAAAGGACGGTATCCGGAAACCGTACTGGAATGCATCCATAAAATTGGGGATGCCGTATACAATACCGACGAAGTCGAGCTGATCAACCACTTCATTGACCGCTCCGTGGACCATGGATTTCAGTTCCCGGATATCGCCGGCACCGGAGAAGACTGGCAGATCAAATGCAATGTGGCCCATGTGAAAAATATCCGGGTATTTCTCACCCTGGTGGCCCGGCACCCGAAAAAATCCAAACGCCTGCTGTCGGCACTGATCACCTCCCTGGCCGTGGGCGGGGTCTTTATCCGGGATACGGACCTGTTTCCCCGGGACGTTACCAAATTTCTCAACGCAGACATTGCCCCGGTGTACAACCTGGTCAAACAGCTGGCCCGACTCCTGCCCACCTTTTTCAATGAGATCGGCGCAGAAGGAGAGCTCCGGGATATTTCCACCCGCCTGGATGAATCGGTGTTTCGCAGGGATCAGCTGATCCATTTTTTGCGCAAACAATGCCATGTGGAAAGCTCATCGAGAATCGTGGAATTTATCCGGGAAGTGATGATGTTCTGGAAAACCCTGGATAAAACCCCGCTTAAGCCTTACCTGCCACCGTCCATCTATAATGATATCCAGACCAGCGGAAAATACATTGACGGCCCCCATGCCGTTTTCCGCACCCTGACCCAGGCGAAGCTGGAAACACCGGCGGATTTCCTTGCCGCCTCAAATGCGGACATTGAGGCCGTCATTGATAGGACAGAAGACGCAGCAGACCTGGACCGGGAACGGGTTAAACTGATTATCCGCTTCCACGGCCTGCTCAATGAAAAATACGGCATTGACAATCTGGATCTTGAAAACTATGTCAAAACCCATATGTCCCAGGGACTGCCCGACCTCAGGGATATCCTCCATGCCCTGGAGGAAACAGAGCCCGAAAGCCGGATCGGCGGACTGTTATCCTATATGGCGGAATTGAAAAACATTATTTTGTCCAAGGAAAAGTTTGCCGTAAACGAATCCATCTACCACAAACGCCACATTGCCGTTGATATCCCGTCCATGTACGGGTCATACAGTGAGGCCAAATTTGATGCACTGGGCATGACCCTGCGACTTGAAAATCTGATCAATGTGCTGTTTGAGGACCTGATAGACAGTATTGACCTGCGCTTGATCACCAAACCCACCTTTGTGAAGATCTTTTCGGTCCTGACACTGTTCCGGCAGGCCCTGGCCCTGGACGGCATTATATCCAACAAGCTGGATACCCAGCTCGGATTTTTAAAATACGCCATCAATATCACCACCTGCTCGTTTACCCAGTACCTGGATATTTTCAAAGGCTTTACCCGGGCGGTTGCCGATGCGGTCAACGACCATTTCAACAACCTGCACTCCCTGAATCTGAGCAACCTGGAGAACCGTATCGGTCTGGAAAACATACTTGAAAAATATTTGCCGGACGGGTTTGATCCAAAGGCCGATATGGCCAACACACCGGCAGCCGTTAAAATGGCAAAAAAACTGGACCAGCGGGTGGCGGACATTTTTTTCCGGGACCGGATTGCCACATCCCTTGGGCTCCAGCAGCTTGATGTCTTTTTAAACCGGATTTTAAATACCCTGTTCCGCCAGTCCGAACGGCTGACCCAGGATGAATTGTCAGCGCTTCTCAACTACGACCCCAAGGCTGCGGTCTGCCCCATTGATGCCGGAGAGCTGTTCAGCAACAACATCATTTACCTGGGCAACAAGGGGCTGAATCTCATAGAACTCAAGCGGCTGGGCATTAAGGTGCCCGACGGATTCATCATCACAACCGAAGTATTTAAATGCCTGGATCTCATCGACAATTACATCCCGGCATCGGTCAATTTCCAGCAACTGGTGGCCCGTATGCTTGCCCAGCTTGAACAGGCCGAAGGCAAAAAGTTCGGCGACCCGGAAAATCCGCTGCTGCTGTCCATTCGCTCGGGATCATCCATTTCACAACCGGGAATGCTGGATTCCTTTTTAAACGTGGGCATCAATGAACAGATTGCCGAAAAAATAGCCGAAAAGTCGGGGAATCCCTGGTTTGCATGGGATTCATACCGCCGGTTTATCCAGGCCTACGGCATGGTGTTCGGCATCCAGAGAGACCGGTTTGATGCCATCATCAAAACCCACAAGGAAAGAGCGGGCATCCGCTTTAAGCGATACTTTACAGGCGAACAGATGCACAAAGTGGCCCTGGAATACAAGCAGCTGTTGCTGGACCAGGGCATCGAACTGCTGGAGTCCCCCATGGATCAGTTGTTTTTATCCATTAAAAAAGTATTTTCATCCTGGAACTCCAAGCGGGCTAAAAATTACCGGAAAATCATGGGGATTTCAGACGACTGGGGCACGGCGGCCACGGTGCAGGCCATGGTATTCGGCAACCGCTCCCGGGAGTCGGGGTCGGGTGTGGTATTCACCCACAGCCCCAAACTACCCGGGGACGCCATCCGGCTGTGGGGGGATTTTACCATTGGCAACCAGGGGGAAGATGTGGTATCCGGTTTAGTCAAAACGCTGCCCATATCCGAACTTCAAAGGGAGATGGAAGGCAGAGGCGTAAAAATCAGCCTGGAGGAGCGGTTTCCCCGGGTGTATGAAAAATTGAAAACCATTGTCCTGCAATTGATTTACGAGGAAGGGTGGAACCCCCAGGAAATGGAGTTTACCTTCCAGGGACAGGAGGTTGAAGACGTATTTATTCTCCAGGCAAGAGACCTCTCTTTACGGGATAGGAAAAAAGTTAAACGGTTTGATGCGACACCGGACAAGCTTGAAAAAGTCCAGTTAGGCCAGGGAATCGGCGTATCCGGAGGCGCCATGAGCGGCAGGATCGTATTTTCCCTGGAAGAGATCGACGGCTTCAGACGGCTGGACCCGGATACCAGCCTGATTTTGCTTCGCAATGACACTGTACCCGATGACATCCTGGAAATTGACGCGGCTGACGGCATATTGACCGCCAGGGGGGGACTGACCTCCCATGCCGCCGTGGTGGCATACAATCTTGACAAAACCTGCGTGGTGGGGTGCAAAAATCTGATCTGCAATGAAGAGGCAGGTTTTTGTGAACTCAATGACGTAAAACTGAATACAGGGGATTTTATCAGTCTGGACGGCCATAAAGGCATTGTCTACCAGGGACAGATGAAAATCAGTAACCATTTAACCTCAATCTAAAATCTAAAAAGGCAAAGGAAACATGAGCACAGACGCACCAAAGATCCTGGGCATTAACGGACTTGGAAGAATTGGAAAGCTGACGTTATGGCACCATGCCGGCAGAAAATTTTTTGATGAAATCATCATCAATGTGGGAAGAGAAGTCGGTACCGGCTTGGATGACCTCATCCACTATATTGAACGGGATTCCACATACGGTCGCCTGGAAGCATTTTTACACGGCTTCAGGGGAGAGCCTGTGATCACGGATGTTGATCCGGCATCCGGTACCTTTATGGTGAATGGGGTGAAAGTAAAAATTCTTTCCACAGACCGCAATCCAAAAGATATCGCATGGGCGGAACATAATGTGGAGCTGGTGGTGGATACCACAGGCCAGTTTCTTGATCCGAATCTCGAATCAAACGCCGCCAAGGGATCTTTGCGGGGACACCTGGAGGCAGGTGCCAGAAAGGTTATTGCCTCGGCGCCCTTTAAACTGAAACAAGGCGCCACCATCCCCGATGATGCCGTCACCACGGTCATGGGCATCAATGACAAAGACTATGATCCCGTCCGCCACTGCCTGATTTCCAATGCCTCCTGCACCACCACCTGTCTTTCCCATATGGTCAAGCCGCTGCTGGACGCATTCGGTCTGGATCGGGTGCTCTCCGCATCCATGGCCACGGTTCATGCGGCCACAGGCTCACAGGAAGTTCTGGATCGGCTGCCCAAAACCGGAAAAACCGACCTGAGAAAAAACCGGTCCATCATGAATAACATCATCTTGACCACCACAGGTGCGGCCAAGGCCTTGCAGCAGGTAATCCCGGAAATGGCCAGCATCGGTTTTATTGCAGAATCCGTGCGTATCCCCACGGCCACAGGTTCTTTGATCGTTCTGGTCATCAACCTGCAGGAAGAGCTGGACAAGCCGCCGGTCAGACGGGACCTGATCAACCAGATCTATCAGGACAGGGCCAAAAAACAGTCAGACGGTTATCTGATCTATACGGACAAACAAAATGTCTCCTCGGACATCATTGGAACGCCCAGGGCGGCGGCCGTCATCGAAGGCCATGAAACCCACACCCGTACGGCATCCATCTCCATTAACCTTTCCCACATGCAGGGCATTGACAAGGAAATTCTGGAGAGCATCAAAGATCGTGTGGGCTCCATCCAGGTCACCCAGGCCGTCATTTACGGATGGTACGACAATGAAATGGCATCCTATGTAAACATGCTGGGGGACAGGACCGTCACCGTTGCCGAGTCCATGGAATAGCCCGGTTTATGAAAAACAATTTAACCACGGAAAACGCGGAATTCACGGAAGTTTATTTTCCGTGTCTTCAGTGATTTCCGTGGTTAAAAAAGAAAGGTCATCGAAGATGCCAAACCCCGTCGCAGCTTATCTGCGTTTCACCGGGGGATCTTAAAAACCTTTTCCAGAATATTCTCCATGGGGCAGAATCCGGTAAATGCGGACTGCAAAAGATTTATCCCCACAAAAGCCGTAAACAAATACCAATAGGGCGAAACCAGCCATCCCAACAACACGGTGATCAGAACAAAACTTCCGGCAATGGCACGGATATAATTTTCCATTTTCATGATAATTTCTCCTGCATCGTATGGTTTCGTAATTAAAAAATTCTATCGATAATCTTTATAATTAATATTGTATCGCCCAGCCTTATATGAAAATTTTCTTACGGTGATATTGATCAGTTTGGCTGCCTTGTTGATATTGCCCCGGGTATTTTTCAAAGCATCCATGAGGATTTCCTTTTCAAGACTTGCCACAGCATCCTCAAGGGACAAGGGAAGGGTTTTGGACTTGGTTCCGGTCTGAAGGGTTGCCGGCAGATGATACGAATGAATCGCGCCTTCATTGCACAAAATAACGGCACGTTCAATGCAGTTTTCAAGCTCCCGGACGTTCCCCGGCCAATGGTATTCCATCATCATGTCAATGGCCGGTGTGGTGATGCGTTTGATATCCTTGGCATGCTCTTTTCTGTATTTTTCCAGAAAATGATCGGCCAGAAGAATGATGTCTGTTTTGCGCATGCGAAGGCTGGGGATGTAAATGGGAAATACATTGAGCCGGAAATAAAGGTCATCCCTGAATTTGCCCTGCTGAACCATATCTTCCAGATTGGAGTTGGTGGCGGCCACGATTCTTACATCCGCCTTGATGGGCTTGTATCCGCCCACCCGCTCAAAT
This window contains:
- a CDS encoding methyl-accepting chemotaxis protein, which gives rise to MVSEKSGRRTSILFKTSSVCGIIILILLAFNSFLAIRLESSLTDNMIQVFSSNQKTALEKATERMKKSLETDMKVNLEICTSVTRGFLYNFDQEELFKLLSSYLKLDGIVAIKVLDADNKPFGAAWKAPAITMGEALPDTAKVDEKLSIVQDALQDGNKVGSVRLYYTDALVKENIKDRETNTQGQIQAFKTMAQKNIGTGIKRQIAIAAVIIVALIVTLVICLRIFVIRPINGTIAMIRDIAQGEGDLTRRLKSRSQDEIGELATWFNRFIENLQNLIRDVSDNATTINQASTEFSSLSERMNSQVEGLSDRSVTIARAADDMSSNMTSVATAMEEASSNITTMATASEEMSSTINEIDRNAEKAKNITNNAVSQTQQAADEVNELGEAAETIGKVVETINDISKQVNLLALNATIEAARAGEAGKGFAVVANEIKGLAGQTSEASDAIKEQILGIQESSGKTVEAIAGISGIVSEIDTIVATIATAVEEQTAATREISENIARTSAGIMEVNENISQGSSASQEMAGNIGEIKESAGSLSSSSHNVKTNADNLSELGDHLAGLMGKFKV
- a CDS encoding PEP/pyruvate-binding domain-containing protein, giving the protein MKSKALEVNLSDTRADVTIDDRYLLLLDFFKGYVGIVNRLETFLKELSHPYRNWAFIVNESRHFSLHYFHLYTSEPDGRKVLELLCDILNSAFESASDSEIKSNAADNLMQILHYIAKSGPQGLKAYTGTLIHEVERILALGEEDFFFFVCSYYQPDALVNLMTQKDTLPDDAGLRSALNKFLTRFFEVSLAFWLRQGDPVAWMKSNIDEWRGGPDMLTLLAPVSRERIQEQQQTLARIKTMPCDSMEALSALVKLTGHRDHIKRFREIPRQIFSFAPEKVYGKYVKLTFLFYIIHAPGLSIIHREALGDIHRTLITLIGERGDYKKDMVIVDQTFALLKEHKGRYPETVLECIHKIGDAVYNTDEVELINHFIDRSVDHGFQFPDIAGTGEDWQIKCNVAHVKNIRVFLTLVARHPKKSKRLLSALITSLAVGGVFIRDTDLFPRDVTKFLNADIAPVYNLVKQLARLLPTFFNEIGAEGELRDISTRLDESVFRRDQLIHFLRKQCHVESSSRIVEFIREVMMFWKTLDKTPLKPYLPPSIYNDIQTSGKYIDGPHAVFRTLTQAKLETPADFLAASNADIEAVIDRTEDAADLDRERVKLIIRFHGLLNEKYGIDNLDLENYVKTHMSQGLPDLRDILHALEETEPESRIGGLLSYMAELKNIILSKEKFAVNESIYHKRHIAVDIPSMYGSYSEAKFDALGMTLRLENLINVLFEDLIDSIDLRLITKPTFVKIFSVLTLFRQALALDGIISNKLDTQLGFLKYAINITTCSFTQYLDIFKGFTRAVADAVNDHFNNLHSLNLSNLENRIGLENILEKYLPDGFDPKADMANTPAAVKMAKKLDQRVADIFFRDRIATSLGLQQLDVFLNRILNTLFRQSERLTQDELSALLNYDPKAAVCPIDAGELFSNNIIYLGNKGLNLIELKRLGIKVPDGFIITTEVFKCLDLIDNYIPASVNFQQLVARMLAQLEQAEGKKFGDPENPLLLSIRSGSSISQPGMLDSFLNVGINEQIAEKIAEKSGNPWFAWDSYRRFIQAYGMVFGIQRDRFDAIIKTHKERAGIRFKRYFTGEQMHKVALEYKQLLLDQGIELLESPMDQLFLSIKKVFSSWNSKRAKNYRKIMGISDDWGTAATVQAMVFGNRSRESGSGVVFTHSPKLPGDAIRLWGDFTIGNQGEDVVSGLVKTLPISELQREMEGRGVKISLEERFPRVYEKLKTIVLQLIYEEGWNPQEMEFTFQGQEVEDVFILQARDLSLRDRKKVKRFDATPDKLEKVQLGQGIGVSGGAMSGRIVFSLEEIDGFRRLDPDTSLILLRNDTVPDDILEIDAADGILTARGGLTSHAAVVAYNLDKTCVVGCKNLICNEEAGFCELNDVKLNTGDFISLDGHKGIVYQGQMKISNHLTSI
- a CDS encoding DUF2892 domain-containing protein; the encoded protein is MKMENYIRAIAGSFVLITVLLGWLVSPYWYLFTAFVGINLLQSAFTGFCPMENILEKVFKIPR
- a CDS encoding glyceraldehyde 3-phosphate dehydrogenase NAD-binding domain-containing protein gives rise to the protein MSTDAPKILGINGLGRIGKLTLWHHAGRKFFDEIIINVGREVGTGLDDLIHYIERDSTYGRLEAFLHGFRGEPVITDVDPASGTFMVNGVKVKILSTDRNPKDIAWAEHNVELVVDTTGQFLDPNLESNAAKGSLRGHLEAGARKVIASAPFKLKQGATIPDDAVTTVMGINDKDYDPVRHCLISNASCTTTCLSHMVKPLLDAFGLDRVLSASMATVHAATGSQEVLDRLPKTGKTDLRKNRSIMNNIILTTTGAAKALQQVIPEMASIGFIAESVRIPTATGSLIVLVINLQEELDKPPVRRDLINQIYQDRAKKQSDGYLIYTDKQNVSSDIIGTPRAAAVIEGHETHTRTASISINLSHMQGIDKEILESIKDRVGSIQVTQAVIYGWYDNEMASYVNMLGDRTVTVAESME
- a CDS encoding transporter substrate-binding domain-containing protein, which codes for MKKQVIFGFILLCLTVFPAHAQDLVIAVDNANPPFMYNDGGNAAGLYPEMLTAIFSKMNVPVTVSAYPWKRVLKMGKDGDAGIGGIYKNPDRLKIFDYSDPIFSERLVLFINKDKAFEYSGVKGLSGKKVGILLGWSYGTDFDEAKAQKAFTAEEGKSDEANFKKLTQGWLDGVVAIELAGQKLIAQKGLQDKIVMAETPVAINDTYLVFAKSLDKTSLLTQFNTMLAGMKADGSYDGIIKGVISN